In one window of Cydia fagiglandana chromosome 1, ilCydFagi1.1, whole genome shotgun sequence DNA:
- the LOC134670524 gene encoding ubiquitin-like-conjugating enzyme ATG10, protein MSAISYEDFINAAEQFLKISQKINDGWQLLQLQEDKSKIYLKKESFKLCERTGDSTLLKTEYVIFYNHSYGVPSFSFNVWNSTGALLTLENIRQMSFISISEKDFYSVVTQQEHPIFFRPYFMVHPCHTEELLLAFKNKSKNIIVTFLGLITVLIKLDLPVEYGLS, encoded by the exons ATGAGCGCTATATCGTACGAAGACTTTATCAATGCTGCTGAACAATTTTTAAAGATATCACAAAAGATAAACGACGGATGGCAATTGTTGCAACTACAAGAAGATAAAAGTAAGATATATCTCAAGAAAGAGAGCTTTAAACTTTGTGAAAGAACAGGCGATTCTACTCTTCTAAAAACtgaatatgtaatattttacaaCCATAGTTATGGCGTACCATCATTCAGTTTTAATGTGTGGAACTCGACAGGAGCCCTCCTGACTTTGGAGAATATTAGACAAATGTCTTTTATCAg TATCAGTGAAAAGGACTTCTACTCTGTTGTAACTCAACAGGAGCACCCAATTTTCTTCCGTCCATATTTCATGGTGCATCCTTGTCACACTGAAGAACTGCTTTTGgcgttcaaaaacaagtcaaagaACATTATTGTGACATTTCTTGGATTAATAACTGTACTGATAAAATTAGACTTGCCAGTAGAATATGGGTTgagttaa